From the Deinococcus radiophilus genome, one window contains:
- a CDS encoding S1 RNA-binding domain-containing protein, with translation MALCNFRRAPLVQLDPGAVIEGRVTRVTDFGAFVQFENGETGLVHISQIAHSFVRNIHDHVREGENIEVKVLGRDERGRLDLSIKELLEEPEEVPRPRAIGRQSPQFEAKLRSFMRDAKERTDGGGKPTKKRKK, from the coding sequence ATGGCGTTATGCAATTTCAGGAGGGCACCCTTAGTGCAGCTTGACCCCGGTGCAGTCATCGAAGGCCGCGTCACCCGCGTCACCGATTTCGGAGCGTTCGTCCAGTTTGAAAACGGCGAAACCGGCCTGGTCCACATCTCCCAGATCGCCCACTCTTTCGTGCGTAACATCCATGATCATGTGCGCGAGGGCGAAAATATCGAAGTCAAGGTGCTTGGCCGCGACGAACGCGGACGCCTGGACCTCTCGATCAAGGAGCTGCTGGAAGAACCCGAAGAAGTCCCCCGTCCCCGCGCCATCGGGCGGCAAAGCCCACAGTTCGAGGCCAAACTGCGCTCCTTTATGCGCGACGCCAAAGAGCGCACCGATGGGGGCGGCAAGCCCACCAAGAAGCGGAAGAAGTAA
- the aroA gene encoding 3-phosphoshikimate 1-carboxyvinyltransferase yields MSTLPTRFDVRVHPAARLGGTVQAQPSKNYTGRFLLAAALSEGRSVVRRVATSEDAEAMLRCLRAWGAEVELSGEDAHIQGFGAAPRPDTRLEVGNAGAVARFLLAVSALTDSTRLETDSPHSLGTRPMGDLLDALTALGLQVKSEGGCLPVQVGGGPIRGGAVSVSAERSSQFVSGLLFTAPLLEDGLDLSVTGQLKSEAPIRQTLDTLRRFGLTFSASDDLRRLQVPGAQAYQAGEYTVPGDYPGSAALLVAGAIRPGEVRVAGLDPQDLQGERAAVDVLRQMGADISQDAGGVTVRGGRPLRAVTLDGDPFTDAVQVLTAAAAQAQGCTTWQNVATLRLKECDRISETRAELLKLGLQAGETADSLSVCGGRLAGGVPLDGHGDHRLIMLLTLLGLCAEQPVTVTGAEYIRKSYPDFFSHLEALGAKFDYLARPH; encoded by the coding sequence GCAGCGTGGTCCGCCGGGTGGCGACCAGCGAGGACGCTGAGGCCATGCTGCGCTGCCTGCGCGCCTGGGGAGCGGAGGTGGAGTTGAGTGGCGAGGATGCCCATATTCAGGGCTTCGGGGCCGCGCCACGCCCAGACACGCGGCTGGAGGTCGGCAATGCCGGCGCGGTGGCCCGCTTTCTGCTGGCCGTTTCAGCGCTGACAGACAGCACACGCTTAGAAACCGACTCGCCCCACTCACTGGGCACCCGTCCGATGGGTGATCTGCTGGACGCGCTGACGGCGCTGGGCCTACAGGTCAAGAGCGAAGGCGGTTGCCTGCCCGTTCAGGTCGGCGGCGGTCCCATCCGGGGTGGAGCCGTCAGCGTCAGTGCCGAGCGGTCCAGTCAGTTCGTGTCGGGCCTCCTGTTTACCGCGCCGCTGCTGGAAGATGGACTGGACCTCAGCGTGACCGGCCAGCTGAAAAGCGAGGCTCCCATCCGGCAAACCTTGGACACCCTGCGCCGCTTTGGACTTACCTTCAGCGCGTCAGATGACCTGCGGCGGCTCCAAGTGCCTGGTGCTCAGGCCTACCAGGCAGGCGAATACACCGTTCCCGGCGACTATCCGGGCAGCGCGGCACTGCTGGTGGCTGGTGCGATTCGGCCCGGCGAGGTGCGTGTGGCGGGATTGGACCCCCAGGACCTGCAAGGTGAAAGGGCCGCTGTGGACGTGCTGCGCCAGATGGGCGCGGATATTTCCCAAGATGCAGGTGGCGTCACCGTGCGGGGCGGGCGGCCCCTGCGGGCAGTCACCCTGGACGGTGATCCTTTCACCGACGCAGTGCAGGTGCTCACGGCGGCCGCGGCTCAGGCGCAGGGCTGCACCACCTGGCAAAATGTCGCCACTCTACGCCTCAAAGAGTGTGACCGTATCAGCGAGACACGGGCCGAGCTGCTGAAATTGGGATTACAAGCGGGCGAAACCGCCGACAGCCTCAGCGTGTGTGGTGGCCGACTGGCAGGTGGTGTCCCGTTAGACGGCCACGGCGACCACCGCCTGATCATGCTGCTGACCCTGCTGGGCCTGTGTGCCGAGCAGCCCGTCACGGTGACTGGCGCCGAGTATATCCGCAAAAGTTACCCTGACTTCTTCTCGCACCTGGAAGCGCTGGGGGCCAAGTTCGATTATCTGGCAAGGCCCCACTAG